One region of Gossypium raimondii isolate GPD5lz chromosome 6, ASM2569854v1, whole genome shotgun sequence genomic DNA includes:
- the LOC105773513 gene encoding uncharacterized protein LOC105773513 gives MILNLILICFFLKIIMSGVSESNVSSQASRGTKRKWVPEEDAALVSCMVDLHNVGTFIADTGFKAGYLNELEKMLEKALPNAMLKARPNIESMIRLLKRDWSIVYDMLNVQNNSSFGWDEHRQLVVVEDAVWNSYLNSHKEAGQFRHRSFPYYNQLTAIYARDRVTGKDAQTAADVIEEINVQDVPTTNINEERNEFYDCEADVSLDDMDVSATEPQTDRNQGGSTSSKKKKKNSDANDHISSSFHDAATLLAENMRAIGEQISRSIASDVVVQQK, from the exons atgatattaaacttaattttaatttgtttttttcttaagataattatgtcaggtgtttcagaatcaaatgtttcttcccaagcttctcgaggaaccaaaaggaaatgggttccagaagaagatgcagcattggtttcctgcatggtggacttgcacaatgttggaaccttTATTGCTGATAcggggttcaaagccggttatctaaacgagttggaaaaaatgttagaaaaggctttacccaatgcaatgttgaaggctaGACCTAATATTGAATCGATGATTAGGTTACTAAAAAGGGATTGGTCAATCgtgtatgacatgcttaatgtCCAAAACAATAGCAGTTTTGGTTGGGatgagcataggcagctcgttgttgttgaagatgcggtttggaactcttatttaaat agtcataaagaagccggtcaattcagacatcgtagtttcccttactacaaccaACTTACTGCTATCTACGCAAGAGATCGAGTgactgggaaagatgctcaaacagccGCTGAtgttattgaagaaataaatgttcAGGATGTACCTACTACAAATattaatgaagaaagaaacgaattctatgactgcgaagctgatgtctctttggatgacatggatgtttctgctaCAGAACCGCAAACAGATAGAAACCAAGGGGGTTCCACatcttcaaagaagaaaaaaaagaattctgaTGCAAATGAtcatatttcttcttcatttcatgatgctgccactttattggcgGAAAACATGCGGGCCATTGGCgaacaaatcagtaggagtattgcctctgATGTGGTAGTTCAACAAAAGTAA